Proteins found in one Sulfuricurvum sp. genomic segment:
- the galU gene encoding UTP--glucose-1-phosphate uridylyltransferase GalU, which yields MIKKCLFPAAGYGTRFLPATKAMPKEMLPVLTKPLIQYGVEEAVEAGMNTMAIVTGRGKRALEDHFDVSYELEHQIQGTSKEHYLDEIRTLIDKCTFSYTRQNEMKGLGHAILTGETLIGNEPFAVLLADDLCDGDNEGVLTQMVALYNKYKCSIVAIEEVDPSQTNRYGIIEGKEIEEGVYMITNMVEKPDPEVAPSNLAIIGRYILTPDIFRIIERTKPGKGGEIQITDALMSQAMSGMVLAYKFKGKRFDCGSVEGFVEATNYFYEKSNEK from the coding sequence ATGATAAAAAAATGCCTTTTCCCAGCTGCCGGGTATGGTACTCGCTTTTTGCCTGCTACCAAAGCAATGCCCAAAGAGATGCTTCCCGTATTGACAAAACCATTAATCCAATACGGCGTCGAAGAGGCCGTTGAAGCGGGAATGAATACGATGGCAATCGTAACAGGGCGCGGTAAACGGGCATTGGAAGATCATTTTGACGTAAGCTATGAACTCGAGCACCAAATCCAAGGAACTTCAAAAGAGCATTATCTCGATGAGATCCGTACCCTAATCGACAAATGTACCTTTTCCTATACACGTCAAAATGAGATGAAGGGGTTAGGACATGCTATCCTCACCGGAGAAACATTAATCGGGAATGAGCCTTTTGCCGTTCTATTGGCGGATGACTTATGTGATGGTGACAATGAAGGTGTATTGACCCAGATGGTTGCACTCTATAATAAATATAAATGCTCTATCGTCGCAATCGAAGAAGTTGATCCAAGCCAAACTAACCGTTACGGAATTATCGAAGGTAAAGAGATAGAAGAGGGAGTCTATATGATCACTAATATGGTTGAAAAACCTGATCCGGAAGTCGCTCCAAGCAATCTCGCAATTATCGGACGCTATATCCTCACTCCAGATATTTTCCGTATCATTGAACGGACAAAACCCGGTAAAGGGGGAGAAATCCAGATTACTGACGCTCTAATGTCCCAAGCCATGAGCGGAATGGTTCTTGCCTATAAGTTTAAAGGGAAACGATTCGACTGCGGAAGTGTTGAAGGATTTGTAGAAGCAACCAACTACTTCTACGAGAAAAGTAACGAAAAATAA
- a CDS encoding N-acetylmuramoyl-L-alanine amidase, whose amino-acid sequence MLSRILLILLLMMTTLMGVNLSERLDSATKALESNDEIEQFRGYNEFKTLYLRAMLDKNTTLAHEALEGIVQSGGKLGIDVSKYQADLAKINGKSIDSVPAAATTKESEKTPSETVIKPTSFVNKFATPEPEKMIKIEPILHKPEVSMTMRHRLLDAKWKDKGLELLFDSPVQSSEIKMSKIIEADKQRFRYIIDIDSSTLSRSQTLEHQNINRIQMSQFNSKTIRLVIEHNQAISIKVAPQGATLYIDLSLEPPKITSPLATLPVAKPEVQEPPLIAALPPLVTVTPRDRSKKIIVIDPGHGGKDSGATGNSFMEKDIVLQIGTKLADKLRSQGYTVHMTRSNDTFIELKDRTKFANDKEADLFISIHANSIPKTSDPAAAQGLETYFLSPTRSERAMRVAASENSQDMGEMGAYGKLSFLSFLNKEKIIASNKLGIDLQKGILGSLRKQFPNVHDNGVREAPFWVLVGAQMPAVLVEVGYISNPDEAVRIADDKYQRWMVDGLVDGVMHYFANNS is encoded by the coding sequence GTGCTGTCCCGTATCCTCTTGATTCTATTGTTGATGATGACAACTCTGATGGGAGTTAATCTATCCGAACGTTTGGATTCAGCGACCAAGGCCTTAGAGAGCAATGATGAAATCGAGCAGTTTCGAGGATATAATGAGTTTAAAACATTATACCTCCGAGCTATGCTGGACAAAAACACGACATTAGCTCATGAAGCCCTAGAAGGGATTGTTCAAAGTGGAGGAAAACTCGGAATTGACGTTAGTAAATATCAAGCCGATCTTGCAAAGATAAACGGAAAATCGATTGATTCAGTTCCTGCAGCGGCAACGACAAAAGAGAGTGAAAAAACTCCTTCGGAGACGGTAATTAAACCGACATCGTTCGTCAATAAGTTTGCTACGCCTGAACCGGAAAAAATGATCAAAATTGAACCGATTCTTCATAAACCTGAAGTGTCTATGACGATGAGACACCGATTACTTGATGCCAAATGGAAAGACAAAGGGCTGGAATTGCTTTTTGATTCTCCTGTACAGTCCTCTGAAATCAAAATGTCAAAAATTATCGAGGCGGATAAACAGCGATTCCGATATATCATCGATATCGATTCGTCTACGCTTTCACGAAGTCAGACATTAGAACATCAAAATATCAATCGAATACAAATGTCGCAATTTAACTCCAAAACGATCCGTTTGGTTATTGAACATAATCAGGCTATCTCAATCAAAGTAGCTCCACAGGGGGCAACACTTTACATTGACCTTTCTCTTGAGCCTCCGAAAATCACCTCTCCTCTTGCAACTCTTCCGGTAGCTAAGCCGGAAGTACAGGAACCTCCTCTAATCGCTGCACTCCCACCGCTTGTAACGGTCACGCCGCGTGACCGAAGTAAAAAAATAATCGTGATCGATCCGGGTCACGGGGGAAAAGACAGCGGTGCGACCGGCAATAGCTTCATGGAAAAAGACATAGTGTTGCAAATCGGGACCAAACTGGCCGATAAACTTCGCTCGCAAGGCTACACCGTACATATGACCCGTAGTAACGATACGTTTATTGAATTGAAAGATCGCACTAAATTTGCGAATGATAAAGAGGCGGATTTATTCATCTCTATTCACGCCAATTCTATCCCTAAAACATCAGATCCCGCTGCAGCCCAAGGACTTGAGACGTATTTCCTCTCACCTACGCGGAGCGAGCGTGCTATGCGTGTTGCAGCTTCGGAAAACTCTCAAGATATGGGTGAAATGGGTGCCTACGGAAAACTCAGTTTTTTAAGTTTCTTGAATAAAGAAAAAATTATTGCTTCCAATAAATTGGGTATAGATTTGCAAAAAGGGATATTGGGAAGTTTGCGCAAACAATTCCCTAATGTTCATGATAACGGTGTAAGAGAAGCACCTTTTTGGGTTCTAGTCGGAGCACAGATGCCTGCTGTATTGGTTGAAGTCGGATATATCAGTAATCCGGATGAAGCCGTTCGGATTGCGGATGATAAATATCAGCGTTGGATGGTGGACGGATTGGTCGACGGTGTAATGCACTATTTCGCAAATAACAGTTAA
- a CDS encoding nitronate monooxygenase has translation MSFKPIQIGKHTIRIPIVQGGMGVGISWDKLAGAVSSEGGLGVISSVGTGYYENKAFADKLIANRPLDAENFYSKKGLMAIVENARKVCGDAPLACNVLYAINDYGRVVHDACEAGIDIIITGAGLPTNMPEFTADYPDVALVPIVSSAKALSIICKRWQKRYNRLPDAVVLEGPLSGGHQGFTYEQCAMEEYQLENLVRPVVEEAALWGNIPVIAAGGIWDKNDIDAMMALGASGVQMGTRFIGTYECDAHENFKQVLMDAKEEDITLMKSPVGYPARGVRTNLRNLIDTRTGPSIKCISNCVAPCNRGVEAKEVGFCIADRLSDAYNGDVELGLFFSGSNGYRIDKIISVKELMEKLTKGE, from the coding sequence ATGAGCTTCAAACCAATTCAAATCGGCAAACATACCATTCGGATTCCTATCGTTCAAGGCGGAATGGGTGTCGGTATCAGCTGGGATAAATTAGCGGGGGCTGTTTCATCAGAAGGCGGTCTTGGTGTTATCAGTTCTGTCGGAACCGGATACTATGAGAATAAAGCGTTCGCGGATAAACTGATCGCAAACCGACCTTTGGATGCGGAGAATTTTTACTCCAAAAAAGGACTTATGGCAATCGTTGAAAATGCGCGAAAAGTCTGTGGTGATGCTCCGTTAGCCTGTAACGTATTGTATGCCATCAATGATTACGGCAGAGTTGTGCATGATGCATGTGAAGCCGGAATAGATATTATTATTACCGGTGCCGGATTACCGACAAATATGCCTGAATTTACGGCGGATTATCCCGATGTCGCTCTTGTACCTATTGTATCTTCGGCTAAAGCGCTTTCAATTATTTGTAAACGCTGGCAGAAACGTTATAACCGTCTTCCTGATGCGGTTGTTCTGGAAGGGCCGCTAAGCGGAGGACATCAAGGATTTACGTACGAGCAATGTGCAATGGAAGAGTATCAGCTCGAAAATCTCGTTCGTCCCGTCGTTGAAGAAGCTGCTTTGTGGGGCAATATTCCTGTTATAGCAGCAGGGGGAATTTGGGACAAAAACGATATCGATGCTATGATGGCATTGGGCGCGAGCGGAGTACAAATGGGTACCCGTTTTATCGGTACTTATGAGTGTGATGCTCATGAAAACTTTAAACAAGTTCTTATGGATGCAAAAGAAGAGGATATTACGCTAATGAAATCTCCGGTAGGATATCCTGCCCGCGGAGTACGAACGAACTTACGAAATCTTATCGATACCCGTACCGGTCCGTCGATTAAGTGTATCTCCAATTGTGTCGCCCCTTGTAATCGCGGCGTTGAAGCAAAAGAGGTCGGTTTTTGTATTGCAGACCGTTTAAGTGATGCCTATAACGGAGATGTCGAATTGGGCCTTTTCTTTTCAGGCAGTAACGGCTACCGAATCGATAAAATTATTTCTGTCAAAGAGTTGATGGAAAAATTAACAAAAGGGGAGTAG
- the tyrS gene encoding tyrosine--tRNA ligase codes for MIQTALREIRRGTAEIIDEARIETLLKNYFEKGETYTVKAGFDPTAPDLHLGHTVLLQKLAAFQKFGAHIQFLIGDFTAQIGDPTGKSETRKKLLPAQIEENAQSYKSQVFKILDPEKTTVVFNSEWINPLGAAGMLELTTTYNVARMLERDDFDKRHKAGISISISEFLYPLLQGYDSVHLKSDIEIGGTDQKFNLLMGRHLQRVYEIGKEQAVLMMPILEGLDGVQKMSKSLGNYIAVADAPNEMFGKILSISDTLMWRYYELLSALSLDEIEALKIGVENGSLHPKKVKEALALEITERFYSHDAAVNAQAEFERVHAQSEIPTEMDEFTIEGAVWIAKALVDCALSPSTSQARREIKQGSVKIDQNKLSDEQYQLEAGEYILQVGKRKFARLKVTQ; via the coding sequence ATGATACAAACAGCCTTACGAGAGATTAGACGAGGTACTGCCGAAATTATCGATGAAGCACGTATTGAAACACTTCTTAAAAATTATTTTGAAAAAGGTGAAACGTATACGGTTAAGGCCGGTTTTGACCCTACCGCTCCCGATTTGCATCTGGGACATACGGTCTTGCTTCAAAAGTTGGCTGCTTTTCAAAAATTCGGAGCTCATATCCAATTTTTGATCGGCGATTTTACGGCACAGATCGGAGATCCGACCGGTAAAAGCGAGACCCGTAAAAAATTGCTTCCGGCACAGATCGAAGAAAATGCGCAAAGCTATAAAAGCCAAGTATTTAAAATTCTCGACCCTGAAAAAACAACGGTCGTCTTTAACTCGGAGTGGATCAACCCTTTGGGTGCGGCAGGTATGCTGGAACTCACTACCACGTATAACGTAGCACGTATGTTGGAACGCGACGATTTTGATAAACGGCATAAAGCGGGGATTTCAATTTCCATCAGCGAATTTTTGTATCCTCTCCTTCAAGGATATGACAGTGTCCATCTCAAAAGCGATATCGAAATCGGCGGAACCGACCAAAAATTCAACCTTTTGATGGGACGCCATCTACAGCGTGTGTATGAAATCGGCAAAGAGCAGGCAGTGCTTATGATGCCGATTTTGGAAGGGTTGGACGGCGTACAGAAAATGTCCAAATCATTAGGGAATTATATCGCCGTAGCAGATGCTCCGAACGAGATGTTCGGGAAAATCCTCAGTATCAGTGATACGCTGATGTGGCGTTATTATGAACTTTTAAGCGCTCTAAGTCTGGATGAGATCGAAGCTCTTAAAATCGGAGTCGAAAACGGTTCTCTGCACCCTAAAAAGGTAAAAGAAGCATTGGCATTGGAAATTACGGAACGATTTTATTCTCACGATGCGGCAGTGAATGCTCAGGCAGAATTCGAGCGTGTTCATGCTCAAAGTGAAATTCCGACTGAAATGGATGAATTTACCATTGAAGGGGCTGTGTGGATTGCCAAAGCTTTAGTGGATTGTGCCCTCAGCCCTTCTACTTCCCAAGCCCGTCGGGAGATTAAGCAAGGCTCTGTTAAAATCGATCAAAATAAACTGAGCGACGAACAGTACCAACTGGAAGCGGGTGAATACATTCTGCAGGTTGGAAAACGAAAATTTGCGCGATTAAAGGTGACCCAATGA